AACATTAGCAACCCTAGtgtttcattttacttaatataatgTGTTTTTGACTATGCCATTTCTTAAAAGTTTGTGTGTGAATTATAGTATACACAGTAAACAGTTCACAGTTTACATGTTTCACTGTAAACATTTcacttagaattaatttttacCACTGGAGGTAGAATATAGAAAATGTATTACTCTCTAGGACCcttcactctttccttttttattgcagttataatttatattatgtttataaacaTCAGAAGCTCCACCAGATAATGTTATAATTCATGCTTTCAACAATCAGTTTTATAAAAGGATTTGTAtagaattggtgtttttgtttgtcttgaaTGTTTAGTAGAAATCTACAACCAAGCTATCTGAGCCTGAAGTTCTCTTTATAGGATGACTTAACTATGTATTTGTTCCCTTTAATAGATACAGGACTGTATGGGTTAGATATTTCATCTTTAATTAGTTTTGGTCAATTGTATCTTTTAAAGAATCCGTTCATTTCAATTAAGTTGCCAAATCTACTCTGcagatgttttcaaaatatttcatttgtatcTTCTTAATATCTGTATAATCTCTAATGATGTTATTGCTCTTATTCCtgataaatcttttcttttcttttttccagctcaGTCCCACAACAGTTTTATCAATTGTTATTTATCCCTTCTAAGAATCAGCTCTTGATTCCTTTCAACTTCTCTCttgctttattgttttctgtttcttctaatttcccttattgtttcttttcttctgtttagaTACTTTCTCTTTGACTTTTTACATGTAGATTGCCTAAAACATTAAAAGTAGCAATGAGAAATCACACAGCAATAACAACATTCATCTTGTTGGGACTTACAGAGGACCCCCAACtgcaagttttcctttttatcttcctATTTCTCACCTATGTGCTGAGTATTACTGGAAATCTGACCATTATTATTCTGACATTCATGGACTCTCATCTTAAAAcgcctatgtatttttttcttcgaAACTTCTCCATCTTAGAAATATCATTCACCACAGTATGTATTCCCAGATTCCTGTACAGTATATCAGCAGGAGACAGAACCATTACTTATAATGCTTGTGctagtcaaatattttttattgggCTTTTTGGGGCCACAGAATTTTTGCTCCTGGCAGCCATGTCCTATGACTGCTttgtggccatctgcaaaccccTTCATTATGTGACCATCATGAACAACAAAGTCTGTACCATCCTCATTCTCTGTTGCTGGATCTGTGGACTGATGATCATCATCACACCCCTTGGTATGGGCCTCCAGTTGGAATTCTGTGACTCCAATGCTATTGATCATTTTGGCTGTGATGCATCtcctctttttaagatttcatgctCAGATACTTGGTTTATAGAACAGATGGTTATAATCTGCGCAGTGTTGACGTTCATTATTACTCTGATAGGTGTCATTCTTTCCTACACATTTATCATCAGGACAATTCtaagatttccttctgcttctcaaaggaaaaaaagctttcTCTACCAGTTCTTCTCACATGATTGTTGTTATCATCTCATATGGCAGCTGTATTTTCATCTACGTCAAGCCTTCAGCCAAAGAAGAAGTGGACATCAATAAAGAAGTATCAGTGCTCACCACATCTGTTGCCCCTTTGTTGAACCCTTTTGTTTATACTTTGAGGAACAAGCAAGTGAAACAAGCTTTCAGTGACACAATCAAAAAAATTGCACTTATTTTACACAAGTAAGAACACAtagaatttgaaaaatcaatgagAACAATGACTTGttccatagcatttttttttcctggaagtccTAACTAGTTCACTAAGGTTAAATAacctcaaaattatttaaatcttgaTTTGTGAAACtacttgaaacaaataatttctttctctctttaatgtCAGTCAAAACTGTTTCCTCCATTAAAGGAACATGAGAAtttgtttccaaaaaataaaatcttctctcaCCTCTCACTAAGCATTTGtttattcttcaaaaagaaattatataacatattaaatataatgtcTGTGGGTACATGAAATTTTAGATCAATactttttctaaacttttaatTTGCACATCTAAATGTGccaaaagaaacatttgaaatataggaaaaaatatatcatctttgttttaagatattaataagataagctttaaaataaactcaaaatgggcatattaagtaaaatttaaatataatcaaagtaagaaataaataccAGGAATGTGGAAACAAATATGATACACAAAAGATATAAGAAAACCagaatatttagattttcttcaaatagaaaaatttagACCACAACTTCTTGACAATAACATACAAACATTcatacatgcatgcacaagcacaaagaatgaaacaagatattaaaaagaggacttttatggggtgcctgggtggctcagtgacctccgccttctgctcaggtcatggtatcagggtcctgggatggagccccgcatcgggctctctacttggcatggagcctgcttccccctcacccccgcctgcctctctgcctacttgtgatctctgtctgtcaaataaataaataaaatctttaaaaaaaaaaaaaagaggacttttGCTTTCAGTTGTGTCAGCATAATTAATTTGAGCCCATGTTTTCTGCTTTAAATCATCATAAAACTGAATCAATTTTAAGAGGAAATTTGACAACAAGAAGCTCAAAAccaggtatttctttctttctttttttttaaattttttattttttataaacatatatttttattcccaggggtacaggtctatgaatcaggtttacacacttcacagcactcaccaaagcacataccctccccaatgtccataatcccatccccttcccccaacccccctccccccagcaaccctcagtttgttttgtgagattaagagtcacttatggtttgtcaccctcccaattccatcttgtttcattgattcttcttctacccacttaagcccccatgttgcatcaccacttcctcatatcagggagatcatatgatagttgtctttctccgcttgacttattttgctaagcatgatacactagTTCCATGATAcactagttccaaccatgttgttgcaaatggcaagacgtcatttcttttgatggctgcatagtattccattgtgtatatataccacatcttcttaatccattcatctgttgatggacatctaggttctttccatagtttggctattgtggccattgctgctataaacattcgggtgcacctgcccctttggatcactacgtttgtatctttagggtaaatacccagtagtgcaattgctgggtcatagggcagttctattttcaacattttgaggaacctccatgctgttttccagagtggctgcaccagcttgcattcccaccagcagtgtaggagggttcccctttctctgcatcctcgccagcatctgtcatttcctgacttgttgattttagccattctgactggtgtgaggtgatatctcattgtggttttgatttgtatttccctgatgctgagtgatatggagcacattttcatgtgtctgttggccatctggatgtcttctttgcagaaatgtctgttcatgtcctctgcccatttcttgattggattatttgttctttgggtgttgagtttgctaagttctttatagattctggacactagtcctttatctgatatgtcgtttgcaaatatcttctcccattctgtcagttgtcttttgcttttgttaactgtttcctttgctgtgcaaaagcttttgatcttgatgaaatcccaatagttcatttttgcccttgctccccttgcctttggtgatgttcctggGAAGACGttactgcggctgaggtcgaagaggttgcttcctatgttctcctcaaggattttgatggattcctttctctcattgaggtccttcatccattttgagtctatttttgtgtgtggtgtaaggaaatggtccaatttcatttttctgcatgtggctgtccaattttcccaacaccatttattgaagaggctgtcttttttccattggacattctttcctgctttgtcaaagattagttgaccatagagttgagggtctatttctgggctctctattctgttgcattgatctatgtgtctgtttttgtgccagtaccatgctgtcttgatgatgacagctttgtaatagagcttgaagtccggaattgtgatgccaccaacgttggctttctttttcaatatccctttggctattcgaggtcttttctggttccatatacattttagaattatttgttcatttctttgaaaaagatggatggtactttgataggaattgcattaaatgtgtagattgctttaggtagcatagacattttcacaatatctattcttccaatccaggagcatggaacatttttccatttctttgtgtcttcctcaatttctttcatgagtactttatagttttctgagtatagattctgtgcctctttggttaggtttattcctaggtatcttatgatttggggtgcaattgtaaatgggattgactccttaatttctctttcttctgtcttgttgttggtgtagagaactgcaactgatttctgtgcattgattttatatcctgacactttactgaattcctgtacaagttctagcagttttggagtggagtcttttgggtttcccacatatagtatcatatcatctgcaaagagtgataatttgacttcttctttgccgatttggatgcctttaatttccttttgttgtctgattgttgaggctaggacatctagtactatgttgaacagcagtggtgataatggacatccctgccatgttcctgaacttagtggaaaagctttcagtttttctccattgagaatgatatttgtggtgggtttttcatagatggctttgatgatattgaggtatgtgccctctacccctaccctttgaagagttttgatcaggaagggatgctgtactttgtcaaatgctttttcagcatctattgagagtatcatatggttcttgttctttcttttattgatgtgttgtatcacattgactggtttgcggatgttgaaccaaccttgcagctctggaataaatcccacttggtcgtggtgaataatccttttaatgtactgttgaatcctattggcctgtattttggtgagaattctcgcatttgtgttcatcaaggatattggtctatagctctcttttttgataggatccttgtctggttttgggatcaaggtgatgctggcctcataaaatgagtttggaagttttccttctatttctattttttggaacagtttcaggagaataggaattagttcttctttaaatgtttggtagaattcccccggaaagccgtctggctctgggcttttgtttgtttggagatttttaatgactatttcaatctccttactgattatgggtctgttcaggctttctatttcttcctggttcagttatagtagtttatatgtttctaggaatgcatccatttcttccagattttcaaatttgttggcatagagttgctcatagtatgttcttataatattttgtatttctttggtgttagttgtgatctctcctctttcattcatgattttatttatttgggtcctttctcttttctttttgataagtcgggccgggggtttatcaattttattaattctttcaaagaaccagctcctagtttcattgatttgttctattgtttttttggtttctatttcattgatttctgctctgatctttatgatttctcttctcctgctgggcttagggtttctttcttgttctttctccagctcctttaggtgtagggttaggttgtgtacctgagaccttttttgtttcttgagaaaggcttgtaccgctatatattttcctctcaggactgcctttgttgtgtcccacagattttgaaccattgtattttcattatcatttgtttccatgatttttttcaattcttctttaatttcccggttgacccattcattctttagaaggatgctgtttagtctccatgtatttgggttctttccaaacttccttttgtggttgtgTTCTAGCTTttgagcattgtggtctgaaaatatgcagggaatgatcccaatattttgatatcggtgagtcctgatttaggacggaggatgtgatctattctggagaatgttccatgtgcactagagaagaatgtgtattctgttgctttgggatgaaatgttcggaatatatctgtgatgtccatctggtccagtgtgtcgtttaaggcctttatttccttgctgatcttttgcttggatgatctgtccgtttcagtgaggggagtgttaaagtcccctactattattgtattattgttgatgtgtttctttgattttgttattaattggtttatatagttggctgctcccacattgggggcatagatatttaaaattgttaaatcttcttgttggacagaccctttgagtatgatatagtgtccttcctcatctcttattatagtctttggcttaaaatctaattgatctgatataaggatggccactcctgctttcttctgatgtccattagcatggtacattcttttccaccccctcactttaaatctggaggtgtcttcgggcttaaaatgagtttcttggaggcaacatatagatgggttttgtttttttatccattctgatatcctgtgtcttttgacaggggcatttagcccattaacattcagggtaactattgagagatatgaatttagtgccattgtattgcctgtaagatgcctgttactgtatatggtctctgttcctttctgatctaccacttgtaggctctctctttgcttagaggacccctttcaatatttcctgtagagttggtttggtgtttgcaaattctttcagtttttgtttgtcctggaagcttttaatctttccttctattttcaatgatagcctcgctggatatagtattcttggctgcatgtttttctcgtttagtgctctgaaaatatcatgccagctctttctggcctgccaggtctctgtggataagtcagctgccaatctaatatttttaccattgtatgttacagacttcttttcccgggctgctttcaggattttctctttgtcactgagacttgtaaattttactattaggtgacggggtgtgggcctattcttattgattttgaggggcgttctcttaacctcctgaattttgatgctcgttccctttgccatattggggaaattctccccaataattctctccagtataccttctgctcccctctttttcttcttctggaatcccaatcattctaatgttgtttcatcttatggtgtcacttatctctcgaattctcccctcgtggtccagtagctgtttgtccctcttttgctcagcttctttattctctgtcatttggtcttctatatcactgattctttcttctgcctcatttatcctagcagtgagagcctctactttttattgcacctcattaatagcttttttgatttcaacttggttagattttagttcttttatttctccagaaaaggcttttatatctcctgagagggtttctctaatatcttccatgcctttttcgagcccggctagaaccttgagaattgtcattctgaactctagatctgacatattacctatgtctgtattgattaggtccctagactttggtactgcctcttgttctttttttgtgttgaatttttccgtcttgtcattttgtccagataagtgtatatgaaggagcaagtaaaatactaaaaaggtggcaacaaccccaggaaaatatgctttaaccaaatcagaagagatcccaaatcgtgagggggagaaaggggataaaaagaggttaaaaaagaaagaaagaaaaaaaaagaaaaaagaaaaagaattaaaaaaaagaaaatgaataaagaaaaatataaaaaggaaaaaatatatatattagataaactagttaaaaaaccttaaaaaagaaaagggtaaaagtaaaaaaaaaattttaccagaaggcgagattaaaaaaaaaaaaaaatgaaaaaggaaaaaattaaattaactgcaagactaaaaaatctcacagggagaaagccatgagttccgtgctttgctttttcctcctctggaattctgctgctctccttggtattgaaactgcactccttggtaggtgaacttggtctcggctggattcttgttgatcttctgggggaggggcctggtgtagtgattctcaagtgtctttgccccaggcggaattgcaccgcccttaccagaggccgggctgagtaatccgctcgggtttgctttcaggagcttttgttccctgagcgctttctgtagagttctggacaatgggaatacaaatggcggcctcctggtctctggcccggagaagacgagagcctggggccccactcctcagtgtgccctcagagaacagcgcccagttactcccgtctgacCTTCGGCCACGCtacgagctcaccgagcctgtggctggttcaaggtaacaccgagctgtgatcttactgtcggctctgtctctgtagctggctttctcATTCCAAtgcccgcaagctctgcgacactcagacacccccgatccttctgtgaccctgctggACCTGAGgtcacgctgaccccacgtgggcttcgccccggtttagcctctggcacgatgtccctcagtggaacagacttttaaaagtcctgattttgtgctccgttgctccgccgcttgccgggagccggcccctccccccagggtctatcttcccgtcgctttggattcacgtctccgccagtcctacctttcagaaagtggttgtttttctgtttccagaattgctgttcttcttctcttcgatctgccgatggatttgcaggtgtttgcaatctttagatgagCTATCTAGccgatctcctgctagctgaagtagtctcagcctgctacttctccgccatcttgactcctccccaggtctttctataaaaagaaaagtcaaaaaaatATGTCCACAATTAGCACTCACTCAGTCCACAGTATGAGATAAAGGCTAAGCTCAAAATAATTGTCTCTCCAACTTGAGTTGGCATAGATCAAGTCAGCTGCACTGGTCAGTAAGCTCAGGTAAATGCTGTATTGAGCTGGGATCTGGGCAGACATTATTCATTTATGCCTTGGCTGAGGAATTGACTGAATACCTGCAGGTTTACCAGTGATAAAGGTGAGAGTTTAACAGAGATAGTAGAGGCCAACCAGTCTTCAGCCTTTCAACTGGGGCCCAGATAAAGAGAAGAGACCTGGTTAACATCTCTTCAAACCACAGCCTTCTAGCTAAACAGCAAGAAAGCCCTTAGGAGTACCTGAGGAGTAAGGACTACATTATAGAACAAGAGTCAGAAAATTAAGGTCTGAGGGTAAAATCTATCTACCATTGGTTCAAGTAAATAAAGCTTATTGAAACATGCCCATTCCCACTCATCtccatattgtctatggctgcttttaatGTCAGAGTTGAGTAGCTTAATAGAGACCTCATGGcccaaaaaagccaaaaacatttactatatagccttttacagaaaaagttgctCATCTCTGGTGTAGaatttacttttccatttttacagtTTTGTGTCATTTGGGAAGAAATAATGAGAGGCAAGTTGCTAAACAGATACATTGTCTTCATCCACCAAGATGTCTccagaaagtaatttttaatctTGACCAGCCTGAAGAATTGAATTAGTCCATCCCTCTACAATCGTCTCTTTTGTCCATGACTATACTTCAAAACagattttgaaagaatgaaaatttgggGAAGCCTGTCTATTCTGTCTGCCTAGATCTCACACTAACTAAAGTTTTATAACAAATCGGGAATTCAGTTGTTTGtcatttaatagaaaattttgTTCACCCTACCAATTCCTATAAATCTCAAATCTCACCTCAACTGTTGGAAAAATACTTTACTCCCGAATCCCAAAATTGTATAGGTGCAATTCAAAATCAAGCCACAGTAGTATATTTCCTAGGGCTACTGATTTTGAAGTAAGGCCATCCATGTgatttttccatcatttggcttAAGTATGTGCCTTAAGTGTAAGGCACCCTCCCTAAATTTGAATAGACTCTAAAGTGCTGTTTGGCTGAATCATTCCAACTACAGCTTACCCAGCAACCATATAAAAGTAGCCTAATGTGGCCAAAGCCACATTAATTGAAGAGGCCATCCaagataaaaattattgagaCTAGTTCTTCTTAAATACTACTGgaaattttaactgttttttaaatcGAGCACATTTACTAATCCTTACGTTGTATCTTGTctcatgtatataaaaaaatctgttttatccTAGGAATTTAGATATTGGAActgtttcaaaattaaataaaattcaatattataGTCTGAATTATTTaagattaaatattatttaaagataaagattATTTAAAGCTGGCATTTGATTGTccttccttaacaaaatattaacatttttaattttatactttataaaccAAAATGGATAATAGCACATATTTGCTATATACATTGACCTTATATTTAGTGGTTTAAAGTAGCCAGTTTATGGTATGAACACTAAAAAAGAGGGGAATAACCAACTAATCTGTTCACAAAGACTACTTGGAAACTTTGTTAATCAAAAAGGTTCAGATTGGAAGATATGAGTTGACTGGTTATATTTATTACAcatggtttatttttgcctttttttaaacagGTAGGTGTTCTAGAACTTTTGGTTGCTAATGAGTGAGGAACTAATTACAGATAAATTCCTGTTCTCTGGTTGGTAAATTAAtctgacattctttttttaatataaaggaaaACACCCATTGTGTTATGCAAATTAAAGTAGAATTTAATACAAGACCATACTGGCAgtattaagaatataaaatgttaaatcactaaattgtacacctgaaactaatattatactctatgttaactaattggaatttaaataaaaactaaaaagaaagaaaaagaaaggaaggaaggaacaaagaaagaaagagtatagCCTAAAGATTTGTTCAAAGAGTAAAATTCTTAGTTTTATCTGGTACCCTAAGATTCACCAAACACATTGAAATCCATCAGGTAATTCTTCATAAAAAGAACTGACAATTTAGGCACATTAAAAAGTCATAAgatcataccaaaaaaaaaaaataagaaaagagagaaatacaataatttttatggaaaacaattcattattataaaaagtGCAGGGTTCCTGATAACTGGAGAAAATGATGCTATACATCTAAAGCATAAGTGCAATAGGATTTAAACCTGGAACAGAGATATAGTGGCAAATTATATAATTGGGGATAAATGTATTTCAAATTATtacctcaaaagaaaagaaatcctcttcatctgaaaatacattatatttccCACTCCTAGGATTTATGTttctaattcatttgaaaatagaactagcaAGGCGAGCTAAAAacagttgattaaaaaaatgtttctattcaCTAAGAAGATATAATATTTCCAAATCTTGTACACTTTATCATATAACCTGAGAATATAAAAGTCATataggacaaaaaggaaaaatggaaaaatccataaTCATAGTGGgtgattttaacattttatcacaGCA
This genomic interval from Mustela erminea isolate mMusErm1 chromosome 6, mMusErm1.Pri, whole genome shotgun sequence contains the following:
- the LOC116592481 gene encoding LOW QUALITY PROTEIN: olfactory receptor 6C2-like (The sequence of the model RefSeq protein was modified relative to this genomic sequence to represent the inferred CDS: deleted 1 base in 1 codon), producing the protein MRNHTAITTFILLGLTEDPQLQVFLFIFLFLTYVLSITGNLTIIILTFMDSHLKTPMYFFLRNFSILEISFTTVCIPRFLYSISAGDRTITYNACASQIFFIGLFGATEFLLLAAMSYDCFVAICKPLHYVTIMNNKVCTILILCCWICGLMIIITPLGMGLQLEFCDSNAIDHFGCDASPLFKISCSDTWFIEQMVIICAVLTFIITLIGVILSYTFIIRTILRFPSASQRKKAFSTSSSHMIVVIISYGSCIFIYVKPSAKEEVDINKEVSVLTTSVAPLLNPFVYTLRNKQVKQAFSDTIKKIALILHK